In Paenibacillus sp. FSL M7-0420, a single genomic region encodes these proteins:
- a CDS encoding WG repeat-containing protein, translating into MFKKLALTLLMTTMVFSAGIAGPSQDKAQAASAGTVQAKTADQLYPVEVNGKYGFINGKGTVVIEAVYDGYGYSGVPGGTLYVEDHAAKKQYYFSSAGTKLFEYKLRDAGILYNDRALYTAQIQTAGGAKATRYGYIDSQGKVAIQPIYVRAFNFSEGLARVNMGKASGYINTKGKLIVPYQYSSTTDFSDGMAAVTLAVGGKYGYIDTTGKLRITPRYDYATPFSDGAAAVYVNGKYGYIDKKGNYLIKPQFSMAQPFSEGLAFVERNGVTFYINKKGTKVIQGFTAGGLFKGGLASASPGQRYGYINTSGRFVVKPQLYWAADFNGELAEITLLVPDTREEIRGYMNRSGTIVWPPASGLPAGVVKP; encoded by the coding sequence GTGTTTAAAAAGCTGGCTTTAACCCTATTAATGACGACGATGGTGTTCAGTGCAGGCATAGCGGGTCCATCACAGGATAAGGCTCAAGCCGCCAGTGCGGGCACTGTGCAGGCGAAGACGGCCGATCAATTGTATCCGGTTGAAGTGAACGGGAAATACGGCTTCATCAACGGCAAAGGCACAGTAGTCATCGAAGCGGTGTATGACGGATACGGGTATTCAGGAGTACCTGGAGGAACGCTGTATGTTGAGGACCATGCGGCTAAAAAGCAATATTATTTCAGTTCAGCAGGCACCAAGCTGTTCGAATATAAGCTGAGAGATGCCGGCATTCTGTATAATGACCGCGCCCTGTATACAGCGCAGATTCAGACCGCTGGTGGAGCTAAGGCGACCCGGTACGGGTATATCGACAGTCAAGGCAAGGTGGCCATACAGCCAATCTACGTCCGGGCATTTAATTTCTCCGAAGGTCTGGCCCGGGTCAATATGGGCAAAGCCTCAGGGTACATTAACACAAAGGGCAAGCTTATCGTTCCGTACCAGTATAGCTCGACGACTGATTTCTCTGATGGCATGGCGGCCGTTACGCTTGCCGTTGGCGGCAAATACGGCTATATCGACACTACCGGCAAGCTTCGCATTACGCCCCGGTATGATTATGCCACACCGTTTTCCGACGGGGCGGCAGCCGTGTATGTGAACGGAAAATACGGCTACATCGACAAAAAAGGCAATTACCTGATCAAACCGCAGTTCAGCATGGCGCAGCCGTTCTCGGAAGGACTGGCGTTCGTCGAGCGCAATGGAGTCACCTTCTATATTAATAAGAAGGGCACCAAAGTCATCCAGGGATTTACGGCCGGAGGGTTGTTTAAGGGCGGTCTGGCTTCGGCCAGCCCGGGGCAGCGGTACGGCTATATTAATACCTCCGGCCGCTTCGTGGTCAAGCCGCAACTCTATTGGGCCGCTGATTTTAACGGTGAATTGGCGGAAATCACCCTGCTGGTTCCGGATACACGCGAGGAAATCAGAGGGTACATGAACCGCAGCGGAACCATCGTCTGGCCGCCGGCTTCCGGGCTTCCGGCCGGAGTGGTGAAACCGTAA
- a CDS encoding glycoside hydrolase family 1 protein, whose protein sequence is MLHKQLHAFPENFLWGGSTSAYQLEGAWNEDGKGPSVIDLANHVEGVTDFKVASDHYHMYKEDVALMAEMGFKAYRFSIAWSRIYPQGDGAVNPKGLEFYSNLIDELLKYGIEPIVTMYHFDLPYGLEERGGWSNRATIDAFEQYAKTLFENYGDRVKWWLTINEQNMLILHPGSIGTLNENMTDPQKELYQQNHHMLVAQAKAMVLCHQMLPGAKIGPAPNIGVIYPASSKPEDVLAADNYAAIRNWLYLDMAVYGRYNHIAWSYLVEKGYEPKIEEGDMDILRQGHPDFIAFNYYTSQTVGESKNDGNDFSHTGDQHEIVGEPGAYRGSVNPNLQTTEFGWEIDPVGFRTTLRQIYSRYHLPLIVTENGLGAFDKLEEDGTVNDAYRIDFFRKHIEQIQLALTDGVDVFGFCPWSAIDLVSTHQGSSKRYGFIYVDREEFDLKELRRIRKMSFYWYQKLIASRGEIR, encoded by the coding sequence ATGCTGCACAAACAACTTCACGCTTTTCCAGAAAATTTCTTGTGGGGGGGCTCTACTTCGGCTTATCAGCTGGAGGGCGCCTGGAATGAGGACGGCAAAGGGCCTTCCGTCATTGATCTGGCCAACCATGTGGAAGGGGTAACGGACTTCAAGGTTGCCAGTGACCACTACCATATGTACAAAGAGGATGTTGCTCTGATGGCGGAAATGGGCTTCAAGGCCTACCGCTTCTCCATCGCCTGGAGCCGGATCTACCCGCAAGGAGACGGAGCCGTCAATCCGAAGGGGCTTGAATTCTACAGCAATCTGATCGACGAGCTGCTTAAATACGGCATTGAGCCTATCGTCACGATGTACCACTTCGATCTGCCTTACGGGCTGGAAGAGCGGGGAGGGTGGTCCAACCGGGCGACGATCGATGCTTTTGAACAATATGCCAAGACACTGTTTGAGAACTATGGTGACCGCGTAAAGTGGTGGCTGACCATTAACGAACAGAATATGCTGATTCTGCACCCGGGATCGATCGGAACCTTGAATGAGAACATGACCGATCCGCAAAAAGAGCTCTACCAGCAAAACCATCATATGCTCGTTGCGCAGGCGAAGGCTATGGTGCTGTGTCATCAGATGCTGCCCGGTGCGAAAATTGGTCCGGCCCCCAACATCGGTGTCATTTATCCGGCCAGCTCCAAGCCTGAGGATGTGCTGGCCGCAGACAACTATGCTGCGATCCGCAATTGGCTCTACCTGGATATGGCGGTCTACGGACGCTATAACCATATAGCCTGGAGTTATCTGGTGGAGAAGGGCTATGAGCCGAAGATTGAGGAAGGGGATATGGACATCCTCCGGCAAGGCCACCCGGACTTCATCGCCTTCAATTACTACACTTCGCAGACCGTAGGGGAGAGCAAAAATGACGGCAACGACTTCTCCCACACGGGCGATCAGCACGAAATCGTCGGCGAGCCGGGAGCGTACCGGGGATCGGTGAACCCTAATCTGCAAACTACGGAGTTTGGCTGGGAGATCGATCCGGTCGGCTTCCGGACAACGCTGCGCCAGATTTATTCCCGTTACCATCTGCCGTTGATTGTGACGGAGAACGGGCTGGGGGCATTCGACAAGCTGGAGGAAGACGGAACCGTAAATGATGCCTATCGCATCGATTTCTTCCGCAAGCATATCGAACAAATTCAGCTCGCGCTTACCGATGGGGTAGATGTGTTCGGCTTCTGTCCATGGTCAGCGATCGATCTGGTCAGCACGCATCAGGGCTCCAGCAAACGCTATGGCTTCATCTATGTGGACCGTGAGGAGTTCGACCTGAAGGAGCTGCGCCGCATCCGCAAGATGAGCTTTTACTGGTATCAGAAGCTGATTGCGTCCAGAGGCGAGATTCGCTGA
- a CDS encoding beta-glucoside-specific PTS transporter subunit IIABC has protein sequence MDNKKMSEDIIRLVGGEQNINDLVHCATRLRFSLKDNKKAERETLEKHPGVITVVESGGQFQVVVGSNVANVYAEIVKNTSFLSSTSTDAQNSGQKTSAVSKVFEVISGSFSPLIPVMAGSGMLKALLTVLTLLGWMSDSGDAYKILSAAGNAVFYFLPIFLGITLGIKLKANPYVAGAIGAALMEPNFTAMLEGDGAHSFLGIPVVMVSYASSVFPIFIAISIYALLDKLLKKIIHKDLQIFMVPMLSLMIMVPLSVIAFGPFGTSVGDWIASGVTWLIGVSGILSGVVLGGGMTFMVVFGLHWGFTPITLQNIANGGDPIEAMASAAVFAQIGVAFGIFLRAKKDRNLRSIAASSGITGLLAGVSEPIVYGLILRYKRVIPIVIIAGALGGAINGHFGVLYTAYVFHNIFSIPVEQPMSIFIVSMVVSMGTGLLLTWLFGYESKNKLEASASAAAPEQIQPDKPAAPVVDLKKELIFSPLTGAAFPLSTVPDDAFSTGAMGRGLAIDPVIGEAVSPVDGTVTSIFPTGHAIGITSAAGTELLIHIGINTVGLKGKHFTPVVKEGDRVSQGDLLIRFDLEQIQAAGYQTITPVIVTLTTKEVEIFETNQQQIKQNEVLLTLVD, from the coding sequence ATGGATAACAAAAAAATGTCGGAAGACATCATCCGTCTCGTAGGCGGGGAGCAGAATATTAACGATCTAGTCCATTGTGCCACCCGGCTGAGATTCAGCCTCAAGGATAACAAGAAGGCCGAGCGGGAGACGCTGGAGAAGCATCCGGGCGTCATTACCGTGGTGGAGAGCGGGGGGCAATTCCAGGTTGTCGTTGGCAGCAATGTAGCGAATGTCTACGCCGAAATTGTCAAGAATACCAGCTTCCTGTCCAGCACCTCAACAGATGCGCAGAATTCCGGCCAGAAAACCTCGGCAGTGTCGAAGGTGTTCGAGGTTATCTCCGGGAGCTTCTCCCCGCTGATTCCCGTGATGGCCGGATCAGGGATGCTGAAGGCGTTACTGACGGTACTTACACTGCTGGGCTGGATGTCTGATTCAGGCGATGCCTACAAGATTCTGTCTGCGGCCGGCAATGCCGTCTTCTACTTCCTGCCTATCTTCCTAGGAATTACCCTGGGCATCAAGTTAAAAGCGAACCCTTACGTAGCAGGAGCCATAGGGGCGGCGCTGATGGAACCGAACTTTACGGCGATGCTGGAGGGAGACGGTGCCCATTCCTTCCTGGGAATTCCGGTGGTGATGGTCAGTTATGCCTCCAGTGTCTTCCCGATCTTCATTGCGATTAGCATCTATGCCTTGCTGGACAAGCTGCTTAAGAAAATCATACACAAGGACCTGCAGATCTTCATGGTTCCGATGCTCTCGCTGATGATTATGGTTCCGCTGTCGGTGATCGCCTTCGGTCCATTCGGTACAAGTGTCGGCGACTGGATCGCTTCCGGTGTGACTTGGCTGATTGGCGTAAGCGGCATTCTGTCGGGGGTTGTACTTGGCGGAGGGATGACCTTCATGGTTGTGTTCGGACTTCACTGGGGCTTCACTCCAATCACGCTGCAAAATATTGCGAACGGCGGTGACCCGATTGAAGCCATGGCTTCAGCAGCGGTGTTTGCCCAGATCGGGGTGGCCTTCGGGATCTTCCTGAGAGCCAAGAAAGACCGGAACCTGCGGAGTATCGCCGCCTCTTCCGGGATTACTGGACTGCTGGCCGGTGTCAGCGAACCGATTGTATACGGCCTGATTCTCCGCTACAAGCGGGTGATTCCAATCGTTATTATTGCCGGGGCGCTGGGCGGAGCGATTAACGGACACTTCGGTGTACTGTATACGGCGTATGTGTTCCATAATATTTTCTCGATTCCGGTGGAGCAGCCGATGTCGATCTTCATTGTCTCGATGGTTGTCTCCATGGGGACAGGGCTGCTGCTGACCTGGCTGTTCGGATATGAGAGTAAGAACAAATTGGAGGCTTCCGCTTCGGCAGCCGCGCCTGAACAGATTCAGCCGGACAAGCCGGCAGCACCAGTGGTGGACTTGAAAAAGGAACTGATTTTCAGCCCGCTGACCGGCGCAGCCTTCCCGCTTAGCACAGTGCCGGACGATGCGTTCTCCACCGGGGCCATGGGCCGGGGGCTGGCGATTGATCCGGTCATCGGGGAGGCGGTCTCTCCTGTGGACGGGACGGTGACCTCCATTTTCCCGACAGGCCATGCAATTGGCATCACATCCGCAGCCGGAACAGAGCTGCTGATTCATATCGGAATTAATACGGTTGGCCTGAAAGGCAAGCACTTCACACCAGTGGTCAAGGAAGGTGACCGGGTGAGCCAAGGTGATCTGCTGATCCGCTTCGATCTGGAGCAGATCCAGGCGGCCGGGTATCAGACGATCACGCCGGTGATCGTAACCTTAACGACCAAAGAGGTCGAGATCTTCGAGACGAACCAGCAGCAGATTAAGCAGAACGAAGTGCTTTTGACATTGGTGGATTAA
- the licT gene encoding BglG family transcription antiterminator LicT, which produces MIIRQIFNNNVIRAEDQVGHEYVVIGNGLGFKKKAGQRVEEERIEKTFMLKPEKVPRKLIDLIGETSAEYFSLADEIIAHAKAEMGDIFNDNIYITLIDHIHFAIARYRKAMNLKNALFWQIKKFYPKEFAIGVQALSLIRKHFDIEMDQDEASFIAMHFVNARQDGQEMQRTVEVTKAMSDIFSILTEEYQVKLNENSFNYSRFLTHLQYFLQRMISGEQERSALGDNFLYDQIKVKFPQAFACTGKINRYLEETYGNAMSIDEKVYLTIHIQRVTSRDMDPLD; this is translated from the coding sequence GCTGAAGATCAGGTCGGACATGAATACGTTGTCATTGGGAACGGATTAGGCTTTAAAAAGAAGGCGGGGCAGCGGGTCGAAGAGGAACGGATTGAGAAGACCTTCATGCTGAAGCCTGAGAAGGTTCCGCGTAAATTGATTGATCTGATCGGGGAGACGTCTGCTGAATATTTCTCGCTGGCCGATGAGATTATTGCTCACGCTAAGGCGGAGATGGGTGACATCTTCAACGACAATATCTATATTACGTTAATTGACCATATTCATTTTGCGATTGCCCGCTACCGGAAGGCGATGAATCTAAAGAACGCGCTGTTCTGGCAGATCAAGAAGTTCTACCCCAAGGAGTTCGCTATCGGAGTGCAGGCGCTAAGCCTGATCCGCAAGCATTTTGACATCGAGATGGATCAGGATGAGGCGAGCTTTATTGCGATGCATTTCGTGAATGCCCGTCAGGATGGGCAGGAGATGCAGCGGACGGTTGAGGTGACCAAGGCGATGAGCGATATCTTCAGCATTTTGACAGAGGAATACCAGGTTAAGCTCAATGAGAATTCGTTCAATTATTCCCGGTTCTTAACCCACCTCCAGTACTTCCTCCAGCGCATGATCAGCGGGGAACAAGAGCGGTCCGCATTAGGCGACAACTTCTTGTACGATCAGATTAAGGTGAAATTTCCGCAGGCTTTTGCGTGTACGGGCAAGATCAACCGCTATCTGGAGGAGACGTACGGGAATGCCATGTCCATTGACGAGAAGGTCTATCTGACGATTCATATTCAGCGCGTTACCTCAAGAGATATGGACCCGTTGGATTAA